Proteins from a genomic interval of Prevotella sp. E13-27:
- a CDS encoding tyrosine-type recombinase/integrase — protein sequence MDIEKLKILLPTFYEKLRARNYGDGYIGKYQYVAKSLFDIVENDKSLNTYEKAYSALMARRPYKKDSIRDYRRLIGHFKAFEEEGIFFPDTGKLCMFTLSPKAYDKLSPEFKLLIDRYVKKEREEGRIKEGSIQTMAGCMASLLLDIQRLGAKDLDEISEYMVRTVFGDRYGRHNSYHVSRHVMRVLTICQAMYPNGECHRLLAKIPEFPHKRKLFDYITKEECNILAASLNGEETPLTYKERAIGMLAFYMGMRASDISNLRFEDVDVDKEEIRFVQQKTGTEIRIPLLSVIGNAIADYILSERPTCNTDNIFVETNKPYCGQKHKRISHIARDIFKKTGIRQETGRNQGLHTMRHSFALSLIENDVERNTVRELMGHVSLESLNPYIDADIENLRGCALDISSYIKVLPTMEPFKCRFSEILTQYRQESFNSCKWSYLKNIAFHSFDSFCQECDTSIGNSMFEILRLWMQPFPKESADYYKHRIQGIRGFLRYLHEGGCDVPTVPNNEVPTKKKQFLNAIPVSCAAPYILEYMDYKKTCKGSPTYYASYHLYDFDRFCLVNFPDSKDLCQEIIDGWCMQKSSENACTKAKRVSELRTFLKFLHRRGYGTFCCPVLTTRPKTETLLKKPHAFTESELCNFFFSLSHLTIKDSPESEITKLSLPIYFLLLLSSGLRTFEARLLDTKDVDLKNGIINVRHTKGYVEHRVALHPSMLKMLMEYDKAIERLVPKRKCFFPTSTDEHHSVKWVDYNFQKCWYEFNKEHAVAYDFRHRYATENINGLPADSALFNKHIAYLSRSMGHASFKMTMYYYNFTPKMAEHIKAAKAETFNDILLDRSNFYSDENI from the coding sequence ATGGATATAGAAAAATTGAAAATTCTCCTTCCCACTTTCTATGAAAAGCTAAGGGCAAGGAATTATGGTGATGGTTATATAGGGAAGTATCAGTATGTAGCCAAGAGTTTATTTGATATCGTCGAAAATGACAAGAGTTTGAATACCTATGAGAAGGCCTATTCTGCATTGATGGCCCGACGTCCTTACAAGAAAGATTCTATTCGTGACTACCGTCGTTTAATTGGTCATTTCAAGGCTTTTGAAGAAGAGGGTATTTTCTTTCCTGACACGGGTAAACTCTGTATGTTTACTTTATCCCCCAAAGCTTATGACAAACTTTCTCCTGAATTCAAATTGTTGATAGACAGATACGTCAAGAAGGAGCGAGAGGAAGGACGAATCAAAGAAGGTAGTATCCAAACAATGGCTGGCTGCATGGCATCTCTGTTGCTGGATATCCAGCGTTTGGGAGCGAAGGATTTGGACGAAATTTCGGAATATATGGTGCGAACCGTTTTTGGAGATAGGTATGGAAGACATAACAGCTATCATGTGAGCCGACATGTTATGCGGGTATTGACAATTTGTCAAGCAATGTATCCGAATGGTGAGTGTCATAGGCTCTTGGCAAAGATTCCGGAATTCCCCCACAAAAGAAAGCTGTTTGACTACATTACAAAGGAAGAGTGCAACATTTTAGCAGCAAGTCTTAACGGCGAAGAAACGCCACTGACCTATAAGGAAAGGGCTATTGGTATGCTGGCATTCTATATGGGAATGAGGGCGAGTGACATCAGCAATTTAAGATTCGAAGACGTGGATGTAGATAAGGAGGAGATTCGGTTCGTCCAACAAAAGACGGGAACAGAAATACGAATTCCACTGTTATCGGTCATCGGCAATGCCATCGCGGACTATATACTGTCGGAACGTCCGACATGTAATACAGACAACATCTTTGTGGAAACGAATAAGCCCTACTGTGGACAAAAGCATAAACGCATCTCACACATTGCTCGTGACATATTTAAAAAGACTGGCATTAGACAGGAAACAGGGCGGAATCAAGGACTACATACAATGAGACATTCTTTTGCACTTTCATTGATAGAGAATGATGTAGAAAGGAACACTGTCCGTGAACTGATGGGGCATGTGAGCTTGGAATCCCTGAATCCATATATAGATGCAGATATTGAGAATTTGAGGGGGTGTGCTTTAGACATCAGTTCTTACATTAAAGTATTACCTACAATGGAGCCATTCAAATGCAGATTCTCCGAGATACTCACGCAATACCGGCAAGAATCTTTCAATTCCTGCAAATGGTCATATCTGAAGAACATTGCTTTTCACTCGTTTGATAGCTTCTGCCAAGAATGTGATACGAGCATTGGTAACAGTATGTTTGAGATCCTTAGATTATGGATGCAACCCTTTCCCAAAGAATCAGCAGACTATTACAAACACAGGATACAAGGCATCAGAGGCTTCCTGCGATACCTACATGAGGGAGGATGCGATGTACCAACTGTTCCAAACAATGAGGTCCCGACAAAAAAGAAGCAATTCTTGAATGCCATACCTGTCAGCTGTGCCGCTCCTTATATCCTTGAATACATGGATTACAAGAAAACATGTAAGGGGAGTCCCACTTATTATGCATCCTATCATTTGTATGACTTCGACAGATTCTGTCTTGTGAATTTTCCTGACAGCAAAGATCTCTGTCAGGAAATCATTGACGGATGGTGCATGCAGAAAAGTTCGGAGAATGCCTGTACCAAAGCAAAGAGGGTAAGTGAGTTACGTACATTTCTCAAGTTTCTCCATAGAAGGGGATATGGGACGTTTTGTTGTCCTGTCCTTACGACAAGACCGAAGACAGAGACTCTGCTGAAGAAGCCCCATGCATTTACGGAATCCGAACTGTGCAATTTCTTTTTCTCGCTATCTCACCTGACAATTAAGGACTCTCCTGAATCAGAAATCACAAAACTATCTCTGCCCATATATTTCTTGCTATTGCTCTCCTCCGGGCTGAGAACATTTGAGGCACGTCTGCTTGACACAAAGGACGTGGATTTAAAAAACGGCATCATCAATGTCAGGCATACGAAAGGGTATGTGGAGCACCGGGTGGCCCTCCATCCTTCAATGCTTAAAATGCTTATGGAATATGATAAAGCTATAGAGAGACTCGTACCAAAAAGGAAGTGCTTTTTCCCGACTTCCACAGACGAGCACCATAGCGTGAAATGGGTTGATTACAATTTCCAAAAATGTTGGTATGAATTTAACAAAGAACATGCCGTGGCCTATGATTTCAGACATCGATATGCCACAGAGAACATCAATGGCCTCCCTGCTGATTCTGCACTGTTCAACAAGCACATTGCCTACTTGTCAAGAAGCATGGGGCATGCGAGTTTCAAAATGACGATGTATTATTACAATTTTACCCCGAAGATGGCCGAGCACATAAAGGCTGCCAAGGCTGAGACTTTCAATGACATATTATTAGACCGTTCAAACTTTTACAGCGATGAAAATATCTAA
- a CDS encoding DUF4112 domain-containing protein: MNSLTRYMDRYYLDALIGIIPGWGDAIASLSVVPFVYFSSRVIKSIPLTLAVLNNALRDVLMGMIPFFVGDVIDFFHRANI, translated from the coding sequence ATGAACAGTTTGACGCGCTACATGGATAGATACTATCTCGATGCACTTATTGGCATCATTCCTGGTTGGGGTGATGCCATTGCCTCGCTCAGCGTTGTGCCGTTCGTCTATTTCTCGTCGAGAGTCATCAAGAGCATTCCTCTTACATTGGCCGTCCTGAATAATGCCCTCCGTGATGTGCTGATGGGTATGATTCCTTTTTTCGTTGGCGACGTTATCGATTTCTTCCATCGAGCCAACATCTAG
- the nhaD gene encoding sodium:proton antiporter NhaD: MSTLTLAIVIVFCIGYLFIAIESVTKINKAAIALLMLVATWTLFMISPDSYLQTAIGEQLAAVVSEAIERHLGSTSTTLFFLMGAMTIVELVDQNGGFNFVRDVMHTHSKRGLLWRIAFMTFFLSAILDNLTTSIVMIMILRKLVSDHKDRIIYASLVIIAANSGGAFSPIGDVTTIMLWNKGVITALGVISELLIPSIVSMVIPAYVLSLTLKGSLTFTAEQAQTVQASDLTATQRKVIFFLGVGGLIFVPIFKSITHLPPFVGILLVLGVLWTVTEVFYAHLKEPEEKGAMQKRVSQMLSRIDMSTILFFLGILMAVACLETIGVLTMLGQGLNETFDGNHYLITGIIGVLSSIVDNVPLVAGCIGMYPVAPTGDMAVDGIFWQLLAYCAGVGGSMLIIGSAAGVVVMGLEKITFGWYMHHISWIAFVGYIAGILCYWVEKTYIF; encoded by the coding sequence ATGAGTACACTGACGTTAGCGATTGTCATCGTATTCTGCATCGGCTATCTCTTCATAGCCATTGAGAGCGTCACCAAAATCAACAAGGCAGCTATTGCCTTGTTGATGCTGGTGGCAACTTGGACTCTGTTCATGATTTCGCCAGATAGCTATCTGCAGACGGCCATTGGCGAACAGTTGGCCGCTGTGGTCAGCGAGGCCATCGAGCGTCATCTGGGCTCTACCTCCACCACGCTGTTCTTCCTGATGGGTGCCATGACCATCGTGGAACTGGTAGACCAGAACGGCGGCTTCAACTTTGTGCGCGACGTGATGCACACCCACAGCAAGCGCGGCCTGCTCTGGCGCATCGCCTTCATGACCTTCTTCCTCTCGGCCATCCTCGACAACCTGACCACCTCTATCGTGATGATCATGATTCTGCGAAAGCTGGTCAGCGACCACAAGGACCGCATCATCTATGCCTCGCTGGTCATCATTGCTGCCAATTCTGGCGGGGCCTTCTCGCCTATTGGCGACGTTACCACCATCATGCTCTGGAACAAGGGTGTCATCACAGCATTGGGTGTCATCAGCGAACTGCTCATCCCATCCATCGTCTCGATGGTCATACCTGCCTATGTGCTCTCGCTCACGCTGAAGGGCAGCCTGACCTTCACCGCCGAGCAGGCACAGACCGTGCAGGCCAGCGACCTCACGGCCACGCAGCGTAAGGTCATCTTCTTTCTGGGCGTTGGTGGACTCATCTTCGTGCCCATCTTCAAGAGCATCACCCATCTGCCGCCGTTTGTGGGCATCCTGCTCGTACTTGGCGTGCTCTGGACGGTGACGGAAGTGTTCTATGCCCACCTGAAGGAGCCTGAGGAGAAAGGAGCCATGCAGAAGCGTGTCTCTCAGATGCTGTCGCGCATCGACATGTCTACCATCCTTTTTTTCCTGGGTATTCTGATGGCTGTAGCCTGTCTGGAGACCATCGGTGTGCTGACCATGCTGGGACAAGGACTGAACGAGACATTCGACGGCAATCACTATCTCATCACTGGCATCATCGGTGTGCTCTCGTCGATTGTAGACAATGTGCCTCTGGTGGCTGGATGCATAGGTATGTATCCCGTGGCTCCTACTGGTGATATGGCCGTCGACGGCATCTTCTGGCAGTTGCTGGCCTATTGCGCCGGTGTGGGCGGTTCGATGCTCATCATCGGCTCTGCTGCAGGTGTGGTGGTCATGGGGCTGGAGAAGATCACCTTCGGCTGGTACATGCATCACATCTCTTGGATTGCCTTCGTGGGCTATATAGCCGGCATCCTGTGCTATTGGGTAGAGAAGACATACATCTTTTAA
- a CDS encoding tyrosine-type recombinase/integrase produces MKISKQAKELVSHIDLWLKVYIPKTCGYSVQTVMSYKQVMRLYVEYLEEKKSVTVDSFSDICFSRETVESWLIWLQNGRGGKPCSRRTRDHRLTVIRSLLKYLQSRDIAYAKRYIESCEIPMISHGRGKVVAPLSKVAMKAFFASIDCNTIAGKRDYALFSFMYDTGCRVGEVLSVKTCDLILDHGSPYVIVKGKGNKDRCLILSEKTVNTLKAYIAYFSIPYDAKTYLFHSSHKGRTEKMSADAVNTRLYAISYTAHKTCPEIPLKMHSHQIRHSAATHWFMDGINIAMISEYLGHASLETTRVYLGISREELETALRKREYMPLDQPKKYKIQGGLRGLLGL; encoded by the coding sequence ATGAAAATATCTAAGCAAGCAAAAGAACTTGTCAGTCATATAGACCTTTGGCTGAAAGTATATATTCCCAAGACATGTGGATATTCTGTCCAAACAGTTATGTCATACAAGCAGGTAATGCGCCTCTATGTGGAATATTTGGAAGAAAAGAAATCTGTCACAGTCGACAGTTTTAGTGATATATGTTTTAGCCGTGAGACTGTGGAAAGCTGGCTGATCTGGTTACAAAATGGACGTGGAGGGAAACCATGCAGTCGCCGTACGAGGGATCACAGGCTAACAGTGATAAGGTCACTCCTGAAATATCTTCAGTCCCGTGATATAGCATATGCGAAAAGGTACATAGAGTCCTGCGAGATACCGATGATTTCTCACGGAAGAGGCAAAGTCGTCGCACCTCTGAGTAAAGTGGCGATGAAAGCATTTTTTGCCAGTATTGATTGCAACACTATAGCAGGAAAGCGCGACTATGCACTTTTCTCATTCATGTATGACACAGGCTGTAGAGTCGGTGAAGTCCTGTCCGTTAAGACTTGCGACCTCATACTGGACCACGGATCCCCCTATGTCATTGTCAAAGGAAAAGGTAATAAAGACCGTTGCCTCATACTTTCTGAGAAAACCGTGAACACACTCAAGGCATATATTGCATATTTCTCTATTCCGTATGATGCTAAGACATATCTGTTCCATTCAAGCCATAAGGGCCGAACGGAAAAGATGTCCGCTGATGCAGTGAACACCAGACTATACGCCATTTCCTACACTGCACATAAGACCTGTCCGGAAATACCCTTGAAGATGCATAGTCATCAGATTCGCCATTCCGCAGCAACGCATTGGTTCATGGACGGGATAAACATCGCCATGATTTCAGAATATCTTGGCCATGCCAGTCTCGAAACGACCCGTGTATATCTTGGGATAAGTCGTGAAGAGTTGGAAACAGCCTTAAGAAAAAGGGAATATATGCCTCTTGACCAGCCCAAGAAATATAAAATACAAGGAGGACTAAGAGGATTATTAGGTCTTTAG
- a CDS encoding LexA family protein: MGNIKIIKGVFDTKLELEHAGVAAGFPSPADEYRHETLDFNRDYIRHPEASFYGDVEGDSMKDAGLLDGDRVIIDRAMEPHDGSIVVAWWDGGFTMKFLDLTHRKDGYIELRPANPDYPVFKVKDPENFQIWGTVIHLIRTFEKL; this comes from the coding sequence ATGGGTAACATTAAGATAATCAAAGGTGTATTTGACACCAAACTGGAGTTGGAACATGCAGGTGTTGCGGCAGGTTTTCCCAGTCCGGCTGACGAGTACAGGCACGAGACGCTGGACTTTAACCGTGACTATATCCGTCATCCTGAAGCCTCGTTCTATGGTGACGTGGAGGGAGATTCGATGAAGGATGCAGGACTGTTGGATGGTGACCGCGTGATTATCGACAGGGCAATGGAACCACATGACGGCTCCATCGTCGTGGCATGGTGGGATGGTGGCTTCACAATGAAGTTCCTTGACCTGACACATCGGAAGGATGGCTACATCGAACTGCGTCCTGCCAACCCTGATTATCCCGTTTTCAAGGTCAAAGACCCTGAGAACTTCCAGATTTGGGGAACAGTGATTCATCTGATTCGTACATTTGAAAAACTATAG
- a CDS encoding TerC family protein, whose protein sequence is MENGRRMATPLFVALLVIETTDVAFAVDSIPAVFGVSRDPFIVLTSNIFAILGLRALYFALAAVAKYFKYLKYGLGIILIFVGIKMLLAMNEYINSLGTLVGLDLNIPQIEVPTPVSLAVIFGVLVLPMLLRFAVKYAKDVTIWKEHKDEINRRIKKFKKSQDYKLIDNKEQEIEDIIQTVVQGISVYPRRLFTLEQKEELVRQYLADPERHKDNKIRCEDCKHFFFEDELTVDHIEPWSKGGRTELSNAQLLCRPCNSKQGNRK, encoded by the coding sequence ATGGAGAACGGCCGACGAATGGCCACACCGCTGTTCGTAGCCCTGCTGGTCATCGAGACCACCGATGTCGCCTTTGCCGTAGACAGCATCCCTGCCGTATTCGGCGTCAGTCGTGACCCGTTCATTGTGCTTACCTCCAACATCTTTGCCATCCTCGGGCTCCGAGCCCTGTACTTTGCGCTGGCAGCTGTGGCCAAATACTTCAAGTATCTGAAGTACGGACTTGGTATCATCCTTATTTTCGTCGGCATCAAGATGCTGCTGGCCATGAATGAGTATATCAACAGCTTGGGCACGCTCGTAGGCCTGGACCTGAACATTCCTCAGATAGAAGTACCGACCCCTGTTAGCTTGGCTGTTATCTTCGGTGTCCTCGTATTGCCCATGCTTCTGCGCTTCGCCGTAAAATACGCCAAGGACGTTACCATCTGGAAAGAGCATAAGGACGAGATAAACCGTCGCATCAAGAAGTTCAAGAAGAGCCAGGACTACAAACTCATAGACAACAAGGAGCAGGAAATCGAGGACATCATTCAGACCGTCGTACAAGGCATCAGCGTTTACCCGCGCCGCCTGTTCACTCTAGAGCAGAAAGAGGAACTCGTCCGTCAGTATCTTGCAGACCCAGAGCGTCACAAAGATAACAAAATCCGCTGTGAGGACTGCAAGCATTTCTTCTTCGAGGACGAACTGACCGTTGACCACATCGAGCCTTGGAGCAAAGGTGGACGCACTGAGCTTTCCAATGCGCAATTGCTTTGCCGTCCGTGCAATAGCAAGCAGGGAAATCGGAAGTAG
- a CDS encoding Hsp20/alpha crystallin family protein, giving the protein MFQNSWMPTVFEDFLNNDWMPRANSTAPAVNVKETDKSYVMELAAPGIKKEYCRVAINDEGNLTIAIENKQEHKHEDSHHHYLRREFSYSNYEQNYVLPDDVVKDQISAKVEDGILTITMPKTEPKEKVTKAIEVS; this is encoded by the coding sequence ATGTTTCAGAACAGTTGGATGCCAACAGTATTTGAGGATTTCTTGAACAATGATTGGATGCCTCGTGCCAACAGTACAGCACCCGCAGTCAATGTCAAGGAGACAGACAAGAGCTATGTAATGGAACTTGCAGCTCCAGGCATTAAGAAAGAATATTGCCGTGTGGCTATCAACGACGAGGGCAACCTCACCATCGCCATTGAGAACAAACAGGAGCACAAGCATGAGGACAGTCACCATCACTATCTGCGCCGTGAGTTCAGCTACTCAAACTACGAGCAGAACTACGTGCTGCCAGACGATGTAGTGAAAGATCAGATCTCTGCCAAGGTCGAGGACGGCATCTTGACAATCACCATGCCGAAGACCGAGCCGAAGGAGAAAGTCACCAAGGCCATTGAGGTCTCGTAA
- a CDS encoding Y-family DNA polymerase codes for MINNNCYCSCEKVFRPDLEGKPIVVLSNNDGCVVARSNEAKKMGIKEGTPYFQLAELFPGQKIAVFSSNYELYGELTGRVVSIIRQETPAYFRYSIDECFMYLDGIELDRLQTWGENLHKRVKREVGLPISIGLAPNKTLAKIASKLAKKYAAYKHCCMIDTDYKREKALEWCPIEDVWGIGRRYAAKLQSLGYKTALDFAKHHKDWVRQTFNNINIVRTWQELNGEDAVPNEELAKKKSICTSRSFNGMISDKDTLRTHIANYAARCAEKLRTQKTVATTVGVFVNTNAFREDLAQYWNFQELRLVTPTSSTIPIVQAAHDVLDRIFIQGYQYKKAGVIVMGISPDSSIQQDLFDLNAEQIQKMRRLDEVIDRINRMHGSETIVIGAQQYTQKNGKGKAEVFANAIKHDFRSKNPTTRWSDVIKLK; via the coding sequence ATTATCAATAACAACTGCTACTGCTCATGCGAGAAGGTTTTCCGTCCTGATTTGGAGGGGAAACCGATTGTGGTATTGAGCAACAACGACGGTTGCGTAGTGGCTCGTTCCAATGAGGCTAAGAAGATGGGCATCAAGGAAGGTACACCGTATTTTCAGTTGGCAGAGTTATTCCCTGGACAGAAGATTGCCGTATTTTCTTCCAACTACGAACTCTACGGAGAGTTGACGGGCCGTGTGGTAAGCATCATCCGACAAGAAACACCTGCCTATTTCCGCTACTCGATTGATGAATGCTTCATGTATCTTGACGGCATTGAGTTGGATAGGTTGCAGACGTGGGGCGAGAACCTGCACAAGCGAGTGAAGCGTGAGGTGGGCCTTCCAATCAGCATCGGATTGGCTCCCAACAAGACACTGGCGAAGATTGCCTCGAAACTGGCGAAGAAATATGCAGCCTATAAGCATTGCTGCATGATTGATACGGACTACAAACGGGAGAAGGCGCTGGAATGGTGTCCCATCGAGGATGTCTGGGGCATCGGCAGACGCTATGCTGCCAAACTTCAGTCATTAGGTTACAAGACAGCCCTCGACTTTGCCAAGCATCACAAGGATTGGGTACGACAGACGTTCAATAACATCAACATCGTGCGCACGTGGCAGGAACTGAACGGCGAAGATGCTGTGCCTAACGAAGAACTGGCTAAGAAGAAGAGCATCTGCACCAGCCGATCGTTCAACGGTATGATCAGCGACAAGGACACCCTGCGCACTCACATTGCCAACTATGCAGCCCGTTGTGCCGAGAAGCTGAGAACTCAGAAGACAGTAGCCACCACCGTTGGCGTATTCGTCAACACCAATGCCTTCCGTGAAGACCTTGCACAATACTGGAACTTTCAGGAACTGCGCCTTGTCACACCAACCAGTTCAACGATTCCCATTGTTCAGGCTGCTCACGATGTGCTCGACCGCATCTTTATTCAGGGTTATCAGTATAAGAAAGCAGGTGTCATCGTGATGGGTATCTCACCAGACAGCTCTATCCAGCAAGACTTGTTCGACCTGAATGCTGAACAGATTCAGAAGATGCGCCGTCTCGATGAAGTGATAGACCGCATCAACCGCATGCACGGCTCAGAGACCATTGTCATTGGTGCCCAGCAATATACTCAGAAAAACGGCAAGGGAAAGGCAGAAGTCTTTGCCAATGCTATCAAGCACGATTTCAGGAGTAAGAATCCAACGACCCGTTGGAGTGATGTTATCAAACTCAAATAA
- a CDS encoding potassium/proton antiporter: protein MTFTAENIFFLGAVLIFASIVISKWGYRFGVPTLLLFLFTGMLFGSDGLGLEFNSHEDAQLIGMLSLSVILFSGGMDTKRRDIEPVASQGLMLSTVGVLITTVVTGLLIYYLSEWTRLDIGLTLPMSMLLAATVSSTDSASVFNLLRTQRIGLKHRLRPLLELESGSNDPMAYVLTVALMDMIVTAGEFSGMALATKIIGQLAVGGLLGYMGGRALVWIVNRINLPNPSLYPILVLCSILIIFTFTDMFQGNGYLAVYVAGLVAGNSRLSYRRETNTFMQGITWLLQIVMFLTLGLLVNPKEMLKVWLVAVAIGLFMMFVSRPLAVFLCLLPYRDIPRKAKLFLSWVGLRGAVPIIFATYPVIAGIEDADFLFNVVFVITLLSLAIQGTTITAAAHKLDLATEEPKTGNDFGIELPDELESQLSELTLTEESLADGNRLQDMHFPKGTLVMMVKRGNSFIVPNGQLELRPGDILLTIAQQSMMGTPAKQ, encoded by the coding sequence ATGACATTCACAGCGGAAAACATTTTCTTCCTGGGAGCCGTGCTTATCTTCGCGAGCATCGTCATTAGCAAGTGGGGCTATCGCTTCGGCGTGCCCACCCTGCTGCTGTTCCTGTTTACGGGCATGCTGTTTGGCAGCGACGGCCTGGGTCTTGAGTTCAACAGCCATGAGGATGCCCAACTCATCGGCATGCTCTCGCTGTCGGTCATCCTCTTCTCTGGCGGTATGGACACCAAACGGCGCGACATCGAGCCAGTGGCCTCGCAGGGACTGATGCTTTCCACCGTGGGTGTGCTCATCACCACAGTCGTCACTGGCCTGCTCATCTATTATCTGTCTGAGTGGACACGGCTCGACATCGGACTTACACTACCCATGTCGATGCTGCTGGCTGCGACGGTGTCGTCGACGGACTCGGCCTCGGTGTTCAATCTGCTGCGCACGCAGCGCATCGGACTGAAGCACCGGCTGCGCCCGCTGCTCGAACTGGAGAGCGGTTCGAACGATCCGATGGCTTACGTGCTGACGGTAGCCTTGATGGATATGATTGTGACGGCAGGCGAGTTCTCGGGCATGGCCCTGGCCACGAAAATCATCGGGCAGTTGGCCGTGGGCGGACTGTTAGGCTATATGGGAGGGCGTGCGCTGGTATGGATTGTCAACCGCATCAACCTGCCCAACCCATCGCTCTATCCCATCTTGGTGCTCTGCTCCATCCTCATCATTTTTACTTTTACGGATATGTTTCAAGGCAACGGCTATCTTGCCGTCTATGTGGCAGGCCTCGTAGCGGGCAACAGCCGGCTGTCGTATCGCCGCGAGACCAACACGTTTATGCAGGGCATCACGTGGCTGCTGCAAATCGTGATGTTCCTCACGCTGGGCCTGTTGGTGAATCCCAAGGAGATGCTCAAAGTGTGGCTTGTGGCAGTGGCCATCGGACTGTTCATGATGTTCGTCTCGCGTCCGCTGGCCGTATTCCTCTGTCTGTTGCCCTATCGCGACATCCCCCGCAAGGCCAAGCTTTTCCTGTCGTGGGTGGGACTGCGTGGTGCCGTGCCCATCATCTTCGCCACCTATCCCGTAATAGCGGGCATCGAGGATGCTGATTTCCTCTTCAACGTGGTCTTTGTCATCACCCTGCTGTCGCTGGCCATTCAAGGCACCACCATTACCGCTGCTGCCCACAAGCTCGACCTCGCCACCGAGGAACCCAAGACGGGCAATGACTTCGGCATCGAACTGCCCGACGAGTTGGAGTCGCAACTATCGGAACTGACGCTGACCGAAGAGTCGCTCGCTGACGGCAACCGTCTGCAGGACATGCACTTTCCCAAGGGCACACTGGTGATGATGGTGAAGCGCGGCAACAGCTTCATCGTGCCCAACGGACAACTGGAACTGCGCCCTGGCGATATCCTGTTGACTATTGCACAGCAAAGCATGATGGGAACTCCGGCGAAGCAATGA
- a CDS encoding DUF1349 domain-containing protein translates to MRKNYVTMLCLAMMLVACGQQTKQKETTMEFTDQVKEALADGGRIALDSLQWTREPKDYEVKGDTILITTAPKTDLWQRTYYHFQNDNAPVLQMKTREKFFSFVVKTDFTGSHHRFDQCGIVMYLGSENWLKGSVEYENEEFQHLGSVVTNNGYSDWATTAIPAEVKTMWYRFSRREDDYCIECSSDGQTFSQMRVCHMPAAADEISFGIYACSPEESSFTAIFSDMRITECAWKAHDGQQPD, encoded by the coding sequence ATGCGAAAAAACTACGTAACCATGCTTTGTCTCGCCATGATGCTCGTGGCTTGCGGACAACAGACTAAACAAAAGGAAACGACAATGGAGTTTACAGATCAGGTTAAAGAAGCACTTGCCGACGGCGGGCGCATAGCTTTGGACAGCCTTCAGTGGACACGCGAGCCAAAGGACTACGAGGTGAAGGGTGATACCATCCTTATCACCACTGCACCAAAGACCGACCTTTGGCAGCGCACGTACTATCACTTCCAGAACGACAACGCCCCTGTTCTGCAGATGAAGACCCGCGAGAAGTTCTTCAGCTTCGTGGTGAAGACCGATTTCACGGGCAGTCACCATCGTTTTGACCAGTGCGGCATCGTGATGTATCTTGGCAGCGAGAACTGGCTGAAAGGCTCGGTGGAATACGAGAACGAGGAGTTTCAGCATCTGGGCAGTGTAGTGACGAACAATGGCTACTCCGACTGGGCCACCACAGCCATCCCTGCCGAAGTGAAAACCATGTGGTATCGTTTTTCCCGCCGCGAGGATGACTACTGCATCGAGTGCTCTTCCGACGGACAGACGTTCAGCCAGATGCGTGTCTGCCACATGCCAGCAGCTGCCGATGAAATCAGCTTCGGCATTTATGCCTGCTCGCCCGAAGAGTCATCCTTTACAGCCATATTCTCCGATATGAGAATCACCGAATGTGCATGGAAGGCTCACGACGGCCAACAACCAGATTAA
- a CDS encoding EamA family transporter — protein MWKTYALLSAFFAALTAIFAKVGVRDVNSNLATAIRTTVILVLTWGIVLFGSHLREIRDVSRHTWLFLVLSGVATGLSWLCYFKAIQLGDVARVAPIDKLSVVITIILAFVFLQEKVDMKVVAGAVLITLGSVLMLMK, from the coding sequence ATGTGGAAAACCTACGCACTACTTTCGGCGTTCTTCGCCGCCCTGACAGCCATCTTCGCCAAGGTGGGAGTCAGGGATGTCAACTCCAATCTCGCCACGGCCATCAGGACTACGGTCATTCTCGTGCTGACTTGGGGCATTGTGCTATTTGGCTCACACCTACGGGAGATTCGTGATGTCAGCCGCCATACATGGCTGTTCCTCGTTCTCTCAGGCGTGGCTACGGGACTGTCGTGGCTCTGCTATTTCAAGGCCATCCAGTTGGGCGATGTCGCAAGGGTAGCCCCGATAGACAAGCTGAGCGTGGTCATAACCATCATCCTCGCCTTCGTGTTCCTGCAGGAGAAGGTCGATATGAAGGTTGTTGCCGGTGCCGTGCTAATAACCCTCGGTAGTGTACTGATGCTGATGAAGTGA